Proteins encoded by one window of Thermodesulfobacteriota bacterium:
- a CDS encoding cobalamin-dependent protein (Presence of a B(12) (cobalamin)-binding domain implies dependence on cobalamin itself, in one of its several forms, or in some unusual lineages, dependence on a cobalamin-like analog.), with translation MARILLWNSLTTRRRSASDTFLDNGLGVLSAHLEDQGHRVWLEDWATDVFYASLASPTLARPLRGLYGYLLAGKAGAEPSPLRKGVGAAALGLQAAQARLQAQRFDARLRELAWRVVEEGVPVVGLKLWYGEAFGWARRLAGLLREVAPEVLTVAGGYHASLYEEDVLRHAPFDLAVRGEGEFALTKVLDLVDRFSGRPKAELLAEIASHRFENALWRSGSGVAKGRKRPVRLTRKAVPRYGPSPGKVRIHVMVESLGCPWGACHFCVHPHFYKKYEPRAVAEVVEEMEAMARQGIGIFRFAGSDTPPAFGARIGQAVLDAGLQVVYGMGSRAVKSCGSPKVFERTTAHYETMIRSGLRAVFMGGETGHDRINAEVMNKGVTRADLVATARAIRQAQERAGHPVDLILALIYPVPLVEGVTQDEVFRANRELLEELRPDSVMVTPPGPFKHSRWHAEKERFGFQFDEGFVRSAMEYEYVLYKPPTLWPRLELSLQGRSFVELLEECGRLRREAEALGIPTDLSDEHFLMLRAAGYRGREGAEEFKRETLLDVVSCDYRTLGNIAERINAESRRLAAASQATSDALQVATRN, from the coding sequence ATGGCCCGCATCCTCCTCTGGAACTCCCTCACCACCCGGCGGCGCTCCGCCAGCGATACCTTCCTGGACAACGGCCTGGGTGTCCTCTCGGCCCATCTGGAGGACCAGGGGCACCGGGTCTGGCTGGAGGACTGGGCCACCGACGTGTTCTACGCCTCCCTGGCTTCCCCCACCCTGGCGCGCCCCTTGCGAGGGCTCTACGGGTACCTGCTGGCGGGAAAGGCCGGCGCCGAGCCCTCGCCCCTGCGCAAAGGGGTGGGGGCGGCCGCCCTCGGCCTGCAAGCCGCCCAGGCCCGGCTCCAGGCGCAGCGGTTCGACGCCCGGTTGCGGGAGCTCGCCTGGCGGGTGGTGGAGGAAGGGGTGCCCGTGGTGGGCTTGAAGCTCTGGTACGGGGAGGCCTTCGGCTGGGCACGGCGGCTGGCCGGGCTCCTGCGGGAGGTGGCTCCGGAGGTGCTCACGGTGGCCGGCGGCTACCACGCCTCCCTGTACGAGGAAGACGTGCTCCGTCACGCCCCCTTCGATCTAGCGGTGCGCGGCGAGGGAGAGTTCGCCCTGACCAAGGTGCTCGACCTGGTGGACCGGTTCTCGGGCCGCCCGAAGGCGGAGCTTCTGGCGGAAATCGCCTCACACCGTTTCGAGAACGCCCTGTGGCGCAGCGGCTCCGGCGTAGCCAAGGGGCGCAAGCGCCCCGTGCGCCTCACGCGAAAGGCCGTTCCCCGGTACGGACCGAGCCCCGGCAAGGTCCGCATCCACGTGATGGTGGAGAGCCTGGGCTGCCCCTGGGGCGCGTGCCACTTTTGCGTGCACCCCCACTTCTACAAGAAGTACGAGCCCCGGGCCGTGGCCGAGGTGGTGGAGGAGATGGAGGCCATGGCCCGGCAGGGCATCGGGATCTTTCGGTTCGCCGGCTCCGACACCCCCCCAGCCTTCGGCGCCCGGATCGGCCAGGCCGTGCTGGATGCCGGTCTCCAGGTCGTTTACGGCATGGGGAGCCGCGCGGTGAAGAGCTGCGGGAGCCCCAAGGTCTTCGAACGAACCACGGCCCACTACGAAACCATGATCCGTTCGGGCCTGCGGGCGGTCTTCATGGGGGGAGAGACCGGCCACGACCGGATCAACGCCGAGGTGATGAACAAGGGGGTCACCCGAGCCGACCTCGTGGCCACGGCCCGGGCCATCCGCCAGGCCCAGGAGCGGGCCGGGCACCCCGTGGACCTGATCCTGGCCCTCATCTACCCGGTCCCCCTGGTGGAGGGCGTGACCCAAGACGAGGTCTTTCGCGCCAACCGGGAGCTGCTGGAGGAGTTGCGACCCGACTCGGTCATGGTCACCCCCCCCGGTCCGTTCAAGCACAGCCGCTGGCACGCGGAGAAGGAGCGGTTCGGCTTCCAGTTCGACGAGGGTTTCGTCCGGTCGGCCATGGAGTATGAGTACGTGCTCTACAAGCCCCCGACCCTGTGGCCCCGCCTGGAGCTGAGCCTCCAGGGCCGGAGCTTCGTGGAGCTCCTGGAGGAGTGCGGCCGCCTGCGCCGGGAGGCCGAGGCCCTGGGCATCCCCACCGACCTCTCCGACGAGCACTTCCTCATGCTCCGGGCGGCCGGATACCGCGGGCGGGAGGGCGCCGAGGAGTTCAAGCGGGAGACCCTCCTGGACGTCGTCTCCTGCGACTACCGCACCCTGGGGAACATCGCCGAGCGCATCAACGCCGAGAGCCGCCGGCTGGCGGCCGCGAGCCAAGCCACATCCGACGCACTCCAGGTGGCCACAAGGAACTGA
- a CDS encoding PEP-CTERM/exosortase system-associated acyltransferase codes for METENIFALFHRHFQLVVGADPTVVRTAQRLRYQVYCLEHGFERPEDCPGGLERDPYDSRSLHTLLQTNPEDAAAPETVGTVRLVLPDPDDATRPFPIEEHCGASFYPDFEQACLPRATLGEISRFALSRHYRKRRGEPESPHGLAEDVTPLPPDDERRRVLPHLTIGLFRGIVRMSARAGITHWYAVMELRLIRALHKFGIDFPIIGQAVEYHGERHPCMGTALGVLDGVKRSRPAVYDFITEGADLRRLESS; via the coding sequence ATGGAAACCGAGAACATCTTTGCGCTGTTCCACCGGCACTTTCAGCTGGTGGTCGGGGCGGACCCAACCGTGGTGCGGACGGCACAGCGGTTGCGGTACCAGGTGTATTGTCTCGAACATGGATTCGAGCGGCCCGAGGACTGCCCGGGAGGGCTCGAGCGAGACCCCTACGACAGTCGCTCTCTCCACACCCTGCTCCAGACGAACCCCGAGGACGCGGCCGCGCCGGAGACCGTGGGGACCGTGCGCCTGGTCCTGCCCGACCCCGACGACGCGACCCGCCCGTTTCCCATCGAAGAGCACTGCGGCGCGTCCTTCTACCCCGACTTCGAGCAGGCATGTCTTCCGCGCGCCACCTTGGGGGAGATCTCCCGGTTCGCCCTCTCCCGCCACTACCGGAAGCGCCGCGGAGAGCCGGAGAGCCCCCACGGCCTCGCCGAGGACGTGACCCCCCTCCCCCCCGACGACGAGCGGCGCAGGGTGCTTCCCCACCTCACCATCGGGCTCTTCCGGGGGATCGTGCGGATGAGCGCCCGGGCGGGGATCACCCACTGGTACGCGGTGATGGAGCTTCGGCTCATCCGGGCGCTGCACAAGTTCGGGATCGACTTCCCGATCATCGGGCAGGCGGTGGAATATCACGGCGAGCGCCACCCCTGCATGGGGACGGCCCTGGGCGTGCTGGACGGGGTCAAGCGGTCCCGGCCCGCCGTATACGACTTCATCACCGAGGGGGCGGACCTGCGCCGGCTGGAAAGCTCCTAA
- a CDS encoding long-chain fatty acid--CoA ligase — protein sequence MLGHAVKKILLRSLLYPHRLLPAALKRHGSGAAFGNGCTFAALLDRARRLAGHWASRGVRPADPVLIDLPNDPAFVEARVAGILGGLVAVPVPPGTPDDRLGWMAEFCGARTYLGTRPGVLPGLDALSLEPVAGDRGAYEAALAGAAPLSATPGIRGDSLITINFTSGTTGDPKGVMGTAAGWGWSLYYSLAENKVPLEPGEVILHALPLSTAGSGLILPAVLSGAKSLFLPAWDAEVAAKMVEKERVTRLFLTPTLLAEFVDAVRRGRRDTRSLRAVVYGTEAIPVARVRRAVGVLGPVLQQGYGMAEALPPVSLLHQAEHAAALRDGDEEVLASTGRPTGAVDLRIFGPGGEVLEAGCAGSIRLRGRTVSPGYWRRPDLTEASRSGGFYVTGDVGFLDGRGYLHVLGREGALPSASARRWVEWAEARPEVCLAWVQEGTGGPTLHVVPAGGAEAEAVVREAVQGAAGELAAFALHAQPPRTPSYKLRLV from the coding sequence ATGCTGGGCCATGCCGTGAAGAAGATCTTGCTCCGTTCCCTGCTCTACCCCCACCGCCTGTTGCCCGCCGCACTGAAGCGCCATGGCTCCGGGGCGGCGTTCGGCAACGGCTGCACGTTTGCCGCACTACTCGACCGCGCCAGGCGGCTGGCCGGCCACTGGGCCTCGCGGGGGGTTCGGCCGGCAGACCCGGTGCTGATCGATCTACCCAACGATCCGGCCTTCGTGGAGGCGCGGGTGGCGGGCATCCTGGGCGGCCTCGTCGCCGTGCCGGTTCCCCCCGGCACCCCCGACGACCGCCTGGGTTGGATGGCGGAGTTCTGCGGGGCCCGCACCTATCTCGGCACGCGCCCCGGCGTCCTGCCCGGCCTCGACGCCCTTTCCCTCGAACCTGTGGCCGGGGATCGGGGCGCCTACGAGGCCGCGCTCGCGGGCGCAGCTCCCCTTTCGGCAACGCCGGGGATTCGGGGAGATTCTCTGATCACGATCAACTTCACCTCGGGAACCACCGGCGACCCCAAGGGGGTGATGGGCACGGCAGCGGGCTGGGGCTGGAGCCTCTACTACTCCCTGGCCGAGAACAAGGTACCGCTGGAGCCCGGCGAGGTCATCCTCCACGCGCTTCCCCTCTCCACCGCGGGCTCCGGCCTGATCCTGCCCGCCGTGCTCTCGGGGGCGAAGAGCCTCTTCCTCCCCGCCTGGGACGCTGAAGTTGCGGCGAAAATGGTCGAAAAGGAGCGGGTCACCCGTCTGTTTCTTACCCCCACGCTCCTGGCGGAGTTCGTCGACGCGGTGCGCCGCGGCCGGCGGGATACCCGCAGTCTGCGCGCCGTGGTGTATGGGACCGAGGCCATACCGGTGGCCCGAGTTCGCAGGGCCGTGGGGGTGCTGGGGCCCGTTCTCCAGCAGGGCTACGGCATGGCCGAGGCCCTGCCGCCGGTGAGCCTGCTCCACCAGGCGGAGCATGCGGCGGCCCTTCGCGACGGGGACGAGGAGGTGCTCGCCAGCACGGGCCGGCCCACGGGGGCTGTTGACCTCCGGATCTTCGGCCCCGGGGGCGAGGTTCTGGAAGCCGGGTGCGCCGGCTCGATTCGGCTTCGCGGCCGAACCGTGTCCCCCGGATACTGGAGGCGGCCCGATCTGACGGAAGCCAGCCGCAGCGGCGGATTCTACGTCACGGGGGATGTAGGCTTCCTCGACGGGCGCGGCTACTTGCACGTTCTGGGCAGGGAGGGCGCGCTCCCCTCGGCTTCGGCCCGCCGTTGGGTGGAGTGGGCCGAGGCCAGGCCTGAGGTCTGCCTCGCCTGGGTGCAGGAAGGCACCGGCGGTCCGACCCTGCACGTGGTGCCTGCGGGGGGGGCCGAAGCGGAGGCCGTGGTCCGGGAAGCCGTGCAGGGGGCGGCGGGAGAGCTTGCTGCCTTCGCGCTCCACGCCCAGCCGCCCCGGACGCCGAGCTACAAGCTCCGGCTCGTGTAG
- a CDS encoding GNAT family N-acetyltransferase — MSFVSPEKPARLFSSPDGAFGRVLAPVPLPEIAFSQAFERSDIHGAYALLYNCYLERGLIRPNRAGLRYTHYNLLPESATFVAKAGEEVIATLSAIIETRAFGVPMSEVYADELEGLRTQGFRFAEGSGLAVDPAYRPIGMHLVMNLVKMAITYARKLGASYATIACHPRHARFYRQVFLFQEFGERRTYGAVNDAPAVALGLDLEDLEQTYRRATSGEGDGIYRFFFTDEIFRCPNTALRSAALGKPVVQELLALQPFLIEALETRAPGTVAALTGWEDPDVADRRGSAVASPLWEEIPAFVAA, encoded by the coding sequence ATGTCGTTCGTATCCCCGGAGAAGCCGGCGCGTCTGTTTTCCTCCCCGGATGGAGCGTTCGGCAGAGTCCTGGCACCGGTTCCGCTGCCCGAGATCGCTTTTTCTCAGGCGTTCGAGCGCTCCGACATCCATGGTGCCTACGCTCTGCTGTACAACTGCTACCTGGAGCGGGGGTTGATCCGCCCCAACCGGGCGGGACTGCGCTACACCCACTACAACCTCCTGCCCGAGAGCGCCACGTTCGTGGCGAAGGCCGGGGAAGAGGTCATCGCCACCCTCTCCGCGATCATCGAGACCCGCGCGTTCGGGGTCCCCATGTCGGAGGTGTATGCCGACGAGCTCGAGGGGCTGCGAACCCAGGGGTTTCGGTTTGCCGAGGGTTCGGGTCTGGCGGTGGATCCCGCATACCGGCCCATCGGCATGCACCTGGTGATGAACCTGGTGAAGATGGCCATCACCTACGCCCGCAAGCTCGGGGCGAGTTACGCCACCATCGCGTGCCACCCTCGCCACGCCCGGTTCTATCGACAAGTCTTCCTGTTTCAGGAGTTCGGAGAACGGCGCACCTACGGGGCCGTAAACGACGCGCCCGCTGTCGCCCTGGGGCTCGATCTCGAGGACCTGGAGCAGACCTACCGCCGTGCCACCAGCGGCGAGGGGGACGGAATCTACCGGTTCTTCTTCACGGACGAGATCTTCCGGTGCCCGAACACCGCCTTGCGCTCCGCAGCCCTCGGAAAGCCGGTAGTGCAGGAACTGCTGGCGCTGCAACCTTTTCTGATCGAGGCCCTCGAGACCCGTGCGCCGGGCACCGTGGCCGCGCTCACCGGCTGGGAGGACCCGGATGTGGCCGACCGGCGCGGCTCCGCCGTCGCGAGCCCCCTCTGGGAAGAGATCCCCGCCTTCGTCGCCGCGTGA
- a CDS encoding aldo/keto reductase, which translates to MSIPTRTLGKTGAEVTIFGLGGEGVLRTWGREREAEAMIRRALDLGVTYFESARAYAGSEEYLGRALGRDRDRVFLATKSHHRRARGAQAHLDESLALLRTTWIDLWYVHDVRTRADLETLAGPGGALETVARARKAGQVRFAGVSGHESPAVLREALDLFDFDCVLLPMNPGESGPGSFAETVLPVARGKNLGVVAMKTLCRGLALRIPGGQGADVLLHYALGVPGVTLASVGCDDPEQVEANATAAASFAPLPPDRRELLERQLSAYRRELLYYRPRG; encoded by the coding sequence ATGAGCATTCCCACGCGGACTCTGGGCAAGACGGGGGCGGAAGTGACGATCTTTGGGCTTGGCGGGGAGGGGGTGCTCCGCACCTGGGGGCGGGAGCGGGAGGCGGAGGCGATGATCCGCCGGGCCCTGGATCTCGGGGTGACCTACTTCGAGTCGGCCCGGGCCTACGCCGGGAGCGAGGAGTACCTGGGCCGCGCCCTGGGGCGGGATCGGGATCGGGTCTTCCTGGCCACCAAATCGCACCATCGCCGGGCGCGGGGCGCCCAGGCCCACCTGGACGAGAGCCTGGCCCTGCTGCGCACGACCTGGATCGACCTGTGGTACGTGCACGACGTGCGCACCCGCGCAGATCTGGAAACCCTTGCCGGTCCCGGGGGGGCACTCGAAACCGTGGCAAGAGCCCGAAAGGCCGGGCAGGTGCGGTTCGCGGGGGTATCGGGCCACGAGAGCCCCGCGGTGCTCCGGGAGGCCCTGGATCTGTTCGACTTCGACTGCGTGCTGCTCCCCATGAACCCGGGGGAGTCCGGCCCCGGTTCCTTCGCCGAGACGGTGCTCCCGGTGGCCCGGGGAAAGAACCTGGGGGTCGTGGCGATGAAGACCCTGTGCCGGGGCCTGGCGCTGCGCATTCCCGGCGGCCAGGGGGCCGATGTCCTCCTGCACTACGCCCTGGGGGTGCCGGGGGTCACCCTGGCGAGCGTGGGATGCGACGACCCGGAGCAGGTGGAGGCCAACGCCACGGCGGCCGCATCCTTTGCGCCGCTTCCCCCCGACCGGCGCGAGCTCCTGGAGCGGCAGCTATCCGCCTACCGGCGAGAGCTCCTGTACTACCGTCCGAGAGGCTGA
- a CDS encoding DUF1848 domain-containing protein yields the protein MIVSASRRTDVPALHAPWLLERLDAGHVQVRNSYAPSRVRRVDLVPAPAGTLTALVLWTRNPGPLLPAVPAWEARGLRTLWLVTVTGYPRPLEPGAPDPTAAVDAVQRLAALVGRERVTWRYDPIFLCPALGMDREWHARNFRRLAASLGDVASRCVVSLYDDYPKARRRLSAAGLEPDRQAAPGPLLSDLSAEAGRRGLAFQSCCEAELPAEISPGACIDGAVLDRLWGLGVGTGRDRGQRPGCRCVPSVDIGAYDTCTHGCLYCYATGSRQLSAISVLPGAGSAGTVG from the coding sequence GTGATCGTTTCGGCGAGCCGCCGAACCGACGTGCCCGCCTTGCACGCCCCCTGGCTCCTGGAGCGGCTTGACGCGGGCCACGTCCAGGTGCGAAACTCCTACGCCCCTTCCCGGGTGCGCCGGGTGGATCTCGTGCCCGCCCCCGCCGGGACCCTGACCGCCCTGGTGCTCTGGACCCGAAACCCCGGCCCTCTCCTCCCGGCGGTGCCCGCGTGGGAAGCGCGAGGGTTGCGAACCCTCTGGCTCGTGACGGTGACCGGGTACCCCCGGCCCCTCGAGCCCGGCGCACCGGACCCGACCGCCGCGGTGGACGCCGTACAGCGCCTGGCCGCCCTCGTGGGGCGGGAACGGGTCACCTGGCGGTACGATCCGATCTTCCTGTGCCCTGCCCTCGGGATGGATCGGGAATGGCACGCGCGCAACTTTCGCCGCCTGGCCGCCTCCCTTGGAGATGTGGCGAGTCGGTGCGTCGTGAGCCTCTACGACGACTATCCCAAGGCCCGCCGCCGTCTCTCGGCCGCTGGTCTGGAGCCCGACCGGCAGGCCGCACCTGGGCCGCTCCTCTCAGACCTCTCCGCGGAAGCCGGGCGCCGGGGGCTCGCCTTCCAATCGTGCTGCGAAGCCGAGCTTCCGGCGGAGATCTCCCCCGGAGCGTGCATCGACGGCGCTGTTCTGGACCGACTCTGGGGCCTGGGGGTCGGGACAGGCCGAGACCGCGGCCAGCGCCCCGGCTGCCGATGCGTCCCCTCGGTGGACATCGGCGCCTACGACACCTGCACCCACGGGTGCCTCTACTGCTACGCTACGGGCAGCCGTCAGCTCTCAGCGATCAGCGTTCTACCTGGAGCCGGCTCCGCCGGGACGGTAGGCTGA
- a CDS encoding CPBP family intramembrane glutamic endopeptidase, which produces METPPRPSHLTAAALAYAGTCVLALAVLPYLEAPLETFQVSHHGGVLRGRDPVQGVLWGLGLGGGLAAASQAVTRWTRWGRRLTRLLSRLVGGLHPADAVLLAALSATAEEIVFRGLLLPYAGLTVSSLAFGAAHLVPRQGLWPWSLWAVAAGFALGWVALATGGLLAPIAAHFAVNAVGLLLLSERSG; this is translated from the coding sequence TTGGAGACGCCACCTCGCCCCTCCCACTTGACAGCTGCGGCGCTCGCTTACGCAGGCACGTGCGTCCTGGCACTGGCGGTGCTGCCGTATCTGGAAGCGCCTCTGGAGACGTTCCAGGTCTCCCACCACGGCGGAGTGCTGCGGGGCCGCGATCCCGTTCAGGGGGTGCTGTGGGGCCTGGGGCTGGGGGGCGGCCTGGCGGCGGCGAGCCAGGCAGTCACCCGCTGGACCCGGTGGGGCCGGCGCCTCACGCGCCTCCTGTCCCGCCTGGTGGGCGGGCTCCACCCCGCCGACGCCGTCCTGCTCGCAGCCCTGAGCGCCACAGCCGAAGAGATCGTGTTTCGCGGCCTCCTGCTCCCCTACGCCGGGCTTACCGTCTCTTCGCTCGCCTTCGGAGCGGCCCATCTGGTTCCCCGACAGGGCCTGTGGCCGTGGTCCCTGTGGGCCGTGGCCGCGGGTTTCGCCCTGGGCTGGGTCGCCTTGGCCACCGGAGGTCTTCTCGCCCCCATCGCGGCCCATTTCGCCGTAAACGCCGTGGGACTGCTCCTCCTGTCGGAGCGTTCGGGGTGA
- a CDS encoding endonuclease/exonuclease/phosphatase family protein codes for MELRLATFNLENLGTRPGEERRDDWLIRHREALRGVLRRLDADAIAFQELLDPALLEPLLEGLGYPHRVVSARAESPLLTGVFSRYPLRDPRPVAGGARVALVDDKTGMAVRVEGPFSRPVLHVLWDAPGLAVALLVVHWKSKIPSFTPSRRKEGEPWASLGDVGEARLLTEIKRLAQAVELRRAVDRVLADDPRARVAVLGDFNDFLESEALRIVRGDARACRSPGLWERELLPCELSIPPGLRFSQIYRGHPEMLDHILISRSLLPHFSGARVLNEFLRDAEEGPEPGLSADPGSDHAPLVATFRV; via the coding sequence GTGGAGCTGCGCCTTGCCACCTTCAACCTGGAGAACCTGGGCACCCGCCCGGGCGAGGAGCGGCGGGATGATTGGCTCATCCGCCACCGGGAGGCGCTGCGGGGGGTTCTGCGGCGGCTCGACGCCGATGCCATCGCGTTCCAGGAGCTCCTCGACCCCGCCCTCCTGGAGCCCCTTCTCGAAGGGCTGGGCTACCCCCACCGGGTGGTCTCGGCCCGCGCGGAGAGCCCCCTGCTCACGGGGGTCTTTTCCCGTTACCCCCTCCGGGACCCGCGGCCCGTCGCCGGGGGAGCCCGCGTGGCCCTGGTGGACGACAAGACCGGGATGGCGGTCCGCGTCGAGGGGCCTTTCAGCCGCCCCGTCCTGCACGTGTTGTGGGATGCCCCAGGCCTGGCCGTGGCCCTCCTGGTCGTCCACTGGAAGTCCAAGATCCCTTCGTTTACCCCGTCTCGAAGGAAGGAAGGCGAGCCCTGGGCGTCCCTGGGCGACGTGGGGGAGGCGCGCCTTCTCACCGAGATCAAGCGCTTGGCCCAGGCCGTGGAGCTGCGTCGGGCCGTGGACCGGGTCCTCGCCGACGATCCCCGGGCCCGGGTGGCCGTGCTGGGCGACTTCAACGACTTTCTCGAGTCGGAAGCGCTGCGTATCGTGCGCGGCGACGCCCGGGCGTGCCGCAGCCCCGGTCTGTGGGAACGGGAACTGCTGCCCTGTGAGCTCTCCATCCCCCCGGGGCTGCGGTTTTCCCAGATCTACCGGGGCCACCCGGAAATGCTCGACCACATCCTGATCTCCCGATCCCTGCTCCCCCACTTTTCCGGCGCCCGGGTGCTGAACGAGTTCCTCCGGGACGCCGAAGAAGGTCCGGAGCCGGGGCTCTCCGCCGACCCCGGCTCGGACCACGCGCCCCTGGTAGCCACGTTTCGGGTATAA
- a CDS encoding secondary thiamine-phosphate synthase enzyme YjbQ → MHTFEVRTPQRECLTDITGQIERALGKAAAQGGLCTVFVPHTTAAVTVNENADPDVGRDLLAFFSELVPRSWPYRHREGNSDAHIKASLLGASVQIPIRDGRLVLGTWQGVFFAEFDGPRTRSVHVVVQSV, encoded by the coding sequence ATGCACACCTTCGAGGTCCGCACCCCCCAACGGGAGTGTCTTACCGATATCACCGGCCAGATCGAGCGGGCTTTGGGCAAGGCCGCCGCCCAGGGCGGACTTTGTACGGTGTTCGTGCCCCACACCACGGCGGCGGTCACGGTCAACGAGAACGCCGATCCCGACGTGGGCCGAGACCTTCTGGCGTTTTTCTCCGAGTTGGTGCCGCGCAGCTGGCCCTACCGCCACAGGGAGGGCAACTCCGACGCCCACATCAAGGCGAGCCTCTTGGGAGCGAGCGTCCAGATTCCCATCCGCGACGGGCGCCTCGTCCTCGGTACGTGGCAGGGGGTCTTCTTTGCGGAGTTCGACGGCCCCCGGACCCGAAGCGTCCACGTGGTCGTCCAGTCCGTCTAG
- the eno gene encoding phosphopyruvate hydratase, producing the protein MYTITDIVAREILDSRGNPTVEAEVHLSSGISGRAAVPSGASTGEHEAVELRDADERRYLGKGVLKAVENVNSVIAPELLGFDVREQVQLDGSLCELDGTPNKEKLGANATLSVSLACAKAAALACEMPLFRYIGGTSASLLPVPLLNILNGGAHADNNVDIQEFMVAPVGAPTFREALRTGTEVYHALKKILKEKGYRTSIGDEGGFAPDLGSNEEALDLILASIERAGYTPGGDVLIALDAAASAFYRGDHYYLAAEPQPRKSVSEMVEYWKRLAQTYPIFSIEDGLDENDWDGWKAMTDALRDRVQIVGDDIFVTNTERLRSGIALGVANSVLVKVNQIGTLTETLQAIEMAHKAGYTAVISHRSGETEDTTIADIAVAANAGQIKAGAPCRTDRVAKYNQLLRIEDALGTSARFNGPAILARREG; encoded by the coding sequence ATGTACACCATCACAGACATCGTTGCGCGCGAGATCCTCGACTCCCGGGGAAACCCTACGGTAGAAGCCGAGGTCCACCTCTCCAGCGGCATCAGCGGGCGGGCGGCGGTGCCCTCGGGGGCATCGACGGGAGAGCACGAGGCGGTGGAGCTGCGGGACGCAGACGAGAGGCGCTACCTGGGCAAGGGCGTGCTCAAGGCGGTGGAGAACGTCAACTCCGTGATCGCGCCGGAGCTCCTGGGGTTCGACGTGCGCGAGCAGGTGCAGCTCGACGGCAGTCTGTGCGAGCTCGACGGTACCCCCAACAAGGAGAAGCTGGGCGCCAACGCCACCCTGAGCGTGAGCCTGGCCTGCGCCAAGGCGGCGGCCCTGGCCTGCGAGATGCCCTTGTTTCGCTACATCGGAGGCACATCGGCCTCCCTGCTCCCCGTCCCCCTCCTGAACATCCTCAACGGGGGGGCCCACGCCGACAACAACGTCGACATCCAGGAGTTCATGGTCGCCCCCGTGGGCGCGCCCACGTTTCGGGAGGCGCTGCGAACCGGGACCGAGGTCTATCACGCGCTCAAGAAGATCCTCAAAGAGAAGGGCTACCGAACGTCCATCGGGGACGAAGGGGGGTTCGCCCCGGACCTGGGATCCAACGAAGAGGCCCTGGACCTCATCCTGGCTTCCATCGAGCGGGCCGGCTACACCCCCGGCGGCGACGTCCTGATCGCGTTGGACGCGGCAGCGAGCGCCTTCTACAGGGGCGACCACTATTACCTGGCGGCGGAGCCCCAGCCCCGGAAGAGCGTCTCCGAGATGGTGGAGTACTGGAAGCGGCTGGCGCAGACCTATCCCATCTTCTCCATCGAGGACGGCCTCGACGAGAACGACTGGGACGGGTGGAAGGCCATGACCGATGCCCTCCGGGACCGGGTGCAGATCGTGGGGGACGACATCTTCGTCACCAACACCGAGCGTCTGCGCTCCGGCATCGCCTTGGGCGTCGCCAACTCGGTGCTCGTCAAGGTCAATCAGATCGGAACCCTGACCGAGACCCTCCAGGCCATCGAGATGGCCCACAAGGCAGGCTATACGGCGGTCATCTCCCACCGCTCGGGGGAGACGGAGGACACCACCATCGCGGACATCGCCGTGGCGGCCAACGCCGGCCAGATCAAGGCCGGAGCCCCGTGCCGGACGGACCGGGTGGCCAAGTACAATCAACTGCTTCGCATCGAAGATGCCCTCGGGACTTCCGCCCGCTTCAACGGACCCGCCATCCTGGCGCGCCGGGAAGGCTAG
- the ndk gene encoding nucleoside-diphosphate kinase — protein sequence MALEQTLAIVKPDATARNVAGKIIARIEEEGFAVRAMKKLRLSKGQAECFYAVHRARPFFESLTQFMSSGPVVVLCLEREGAIAKWREVMGATNPAQAAEGTIRKLYAVDIEKNSVHGSDAPETAAVEIPFFFSGLELV from the coding sequence ATGGCCCTGGAACAGACGCTGGCAATCGTGAAACCCGACGCCACGGCCCGCAACGTGGCGGGCAAGATCATCGCCCGGATCGAAGAGGAGGGATTCGCCGTCCGCGCGATGAAGAAGCTTCGCCTGAGCAAGGGGCAGGCCGAGTGCTTCTACGCGGTACACCGGGCGCGGCCCTTTTTCGAGAGCCTGACCCAGTTCATGTCGAGCGGACCGGTGGTGGTGTTGTGCCTGGAGAGGGAAGGGGCGATCGCCAAGTGGCGGGAAGTGATGGGCGCCACGAACCCGGCCCAGGCAGCCGAGGGCACCATCCGCAAGCTCTACGCCGTGGACATCGAGAAGAACTCGGTCCACGGCTCCGACGCCCCCGAGACGGCTGCGGTGGAGATCCCCTTCTTCTTTAGCGGCCTCGAGCTGGTGTGA